In Bradyrhizobium manausense, the sequence CACGCTCCCAGGCGATGGCATACGTGGACCGCTCGAGGGCCTGCGCCAGCTTCAACCGCGACAGAGCATCGCCATCGCGGATCGGGTCTGACGGGTCGGGGGTGACGCCGTTCAATCAACTCTCCAGGTTGCCCGGTCGACTGAAACTTACCACAACGGCAGCACTGAGGCATCCGTTCCTGTACGGGAGACACCCCTTTTCCCGCATAACACGAGGACGTGACTGGGCCGCCGCAACCCCTTAGTTTCCGCGCCGCCATCCGAGCGAAATAGAGGAAATGCCATGGACAAGAAGATGCACGACAAGGGCCTGGAAGTCCGCAAAGCGGTGCTGGGCGAGACCTATGTCAACAACGCGCTGAAGAACGTCGACGATTTCAACCGTCCGTTCCAGGAGATGCTCAACGAATATTGCTGGGGCACGGTGTGGGGCCGCGAAGAGCTGCCGCGCAAGACCCGCAGCATGCTCAACATCGCGATGATCGCAATCCTCAACCGCCAGCACGAATTCCGCGCGCATTTGAAGGGTGCGCTCACCAACGGCGTCTCCCGCGACGAAATCCGCGAGATCCTGATGCAGGTCGCGATCTATGGCGGCATGCCGGCCGCAGTCGACAGCTTCCGCATCGCGCGCGAGGTGTTCGCGGAGATCGATGGGAGGGCGTGAGGGGACGCATCACTCTCACCGTCGTCCCGGACAAGCGATGCGTAGCGTAGCGCCGATCCGGGACCCATAACCACAGGGAGATGTGGTTACGGGGACTCGGAGTGACCGCCTTCACACAACGACTCCTCCCTGGGGTTACGGGTCCCGCCCCCCCGCGTGCAATTGCGCGCTAGGCCGGGACGACATCGAGTGTGTTGCGCGGCCTTCGACAAACAACGAATAACCAAGACAAGGAATCACCATGGACATCGGATTCATCGGCCTCGGAAACATGGGTTTCCCGATGGCGCGGCGGCTGGTCGAGGCCGGTCACAAGCTCGTCGTGTTCGACACCCGCAGAGAGGTCGTCGACAAGCTTGTCGCGCGTGGCGCGACGGCGGCAACGTCGCCGAAAGACGTTGCCGACAAGGTCGAGACCGTGATGGCGAGCCTACCGTCGCTGCAAGCGTCGCTCGACGTTGCCACAGGAGCGAACGGCGTGATCGAGGGCAGCCGCGCCAAGCGCTTCATCGATCTTTCGACCGTCGGATCGACGATGGCTTCGAAAATTCACGGCCTGCTGGCCAAGCGCAACATCGTGCAGATCGACTGCCCCGTCTCGGGCGGCGTCGGCGGCGCCGAGAAGGGCACGCTGGCGGTGATGGTGTCAGGACCAAAGCCGGAGTTCGATCTGCTCAAGCCGGCGCTCGACGTGATCGGGAAGGTGTTCTTCATCGGCGAGAAGCCGGGCGCGGCGCAGACGATGAAGCTCGCCAACAACTTCCTCTCGGCCACGGCGATCGTGGCGACCTCGGAAGCGGTGGTGATGGGGGTGAAGGCCGGGCTCGATCCCGCCGTGATGATCGACGTCATCAATTCGGGCTCGGGCATGAACACTGCGAGCCGCGACAAGTTTCCGCGCTCGGTGCTGCCGCGCACCTTCGACTTCGGCTTCGCCACCGGATTGATGGTGAAAGACGTGCGGCTGGCGCTGGAGGAGATGAAGCAGCTCGGCCTGTCGATGGAGGTTGCAGATGCCGTCGGACGACTGTGGGAAACGGTGATCAGCGCGGAAGGCGCCGAGTCCGATTTCACCGCGGCGATCAAGCCTATCGAGAAGAAGGCCGGCGTGGTGGTCGGCGGGAAGACCGGCGGGTTGGCGGGGAAATAGCGCCCGGACCAGTCACAGCCAGGGCGCCGGCGTATCCATCGCGATGAGCTGCTCGACTTCGATGCGCGGGCGCACCACCGCGTATTGATCGCCCTTCACCAGCACCTCCGGCACCAAGGGCCGCGTGTTGTAGGTGCCTGCCTGCACGGCGCCATAGGCGCCTGCGGTCATGATGGCGATGAGATCGCCGGGCTTCGGCGTCGGCAGCGTGCGATCGAGCGCGAGATAGTCGCCGGTCTCGCAGACCGGGCCGACGACGTCGGCCGAGATGGTCGCCGCGCCCTTGGCCGGCTCTGTCACCGGCACGATGTCGTGATGCGCCTCATACAGCGTCGGGCGGATGAGATCGTTCATGGCGGCGTCGATGATGACGAAGTTCTTGCCGTCGCCGTGCTTCACGTAAATGACCTTGGCGACCAGGATGCCGGCATTGCCGACGATCATGCGGCCCGGCTCGAACATCAGCGTGCAGCCGAGATTGTGGCTGACGCGCTTGACCATCGCGGCATAAGCATCCGGCGCCGGCGGCGCCTCGCGGTCCATGTAATAGGGGATGCCGAGACCGCCGCCGAAATCGACGTGGCTGATGTTGTGGCCGTCGCTGCGCAGCGTCTGCACGAATTCGGAAAGGATGCGGAACGCAATCTCCATCTTGGAGAGATCGGTAATCTGGCTGCCGATGTGCACGTCGGTACCCGTGACCGTGATGCCCGGCAGCTTCGCGGCGCGGGCATAGACCTCGCGTGCATGCACGATCGGGATACCGAACTTGTTCTCGGACTTGCCGGTCGAAATCTTGGCATGCGTGCCGGCATCGACATCAGGATTGACGCGGATGGAGATGCGCGCGGTCTTGCCGGTCTCGGTCGCAAGTCGCGAGAGCAGTTCGAGCTCGGGCTCGGATTCGACGTTGAGGCAGAGGATGTCGGCGGCAAGGGCCGCGCGCAGCTCGGTCTCGGTCTTGCCGACACCTGAGAACACGATCTTGCTGGCGGGAATGCCGGCCGCGAGCGCGCGCTTCAATTCACCGCCCGAGACCACGTCAGCGCCGGCGCCGAGCTTTGCGAGCGTGCGCAGCACCGATTGATTGGAGTTCGCCTTCATGGCGTAGCAGACCAGCACCTTCTCGCCGGCAAAGGCATCGGCGAAGACGCGGTAGTGCCGCTCGAGCGTGGCAGTCGAATAGCAATAGAACGGCGTGCCGACCGTTGCGGCCAGCTCGGACAGGTTCACCGCCTCGGCGTGCAGCACGCCGTTGCGATAGTCGAAATGGTTCATGGCGTTGGCTCAGCTAATCCGGCTCATTTTTTGCCGGGAGGTTCGTCCAGGAGCGGGTCGAGGATAAACGGTCTTTTCTTGCCCTTGGTCGCCGCCGGCGCGGCGTCCGCGCCGTAGGTCGGATTGAACACGCTCGGCGTTTTCTGGGCTTCGGTCTCGGTGTCACCAGGCGCGGCGATGTTGGCCGTGGACGCGTTGGAGGCGGTCGGCGGCAGATCCAACGGGCCCTTGCGGCCACAGCCGGCGAGCGCAAGCGCACTCACGCTCAGGACAATGATGGCCCACCCCGACCCGGCCGGGCGAAACTTTGACGTCACGACGAAATCCCCACTACGCGGGCGGCACCATACAGAGATTGGCGCGCTCTGGCGAGAGCCGGATGACCATGAAACATAAGCGAAATTTTGCCTTCAGCCCAATTTTCGCTCTTTTTCCAGCCGCTTCGCCCAGGCCTTGGCCTGCGACGCCACGTTCTTCGGCGCGGTGCCGCCGAAGCTGGTGCGGCTCTTCACCGACGATTCGACAGAGAGCACGCCGAGCACGTCCCTGGTGATCTTGGGCTCGATCGCCTGCATCTCCTTGAGCGGCAGCTCATGCAGCGCCACGCCCCCCTCGGCGGCCTTGGCGACGATGCGGCCGGTGACATGATGGGCTTCGCGGAATGGCATCTTCAGCGTGCGCACCAGCCAGTCGGCGAGGTCGGTGGCGGTGGCATAGCCCTCACCCGCAGCGGCCTTCATCTTGGCTTGGTCCGGCACGAGGTCGCGAACCATGCCGGTCATGGCGCGAACGGCCAGCGACAGCGCGGCAAAGCCCTCCATCGCGCCCTGCTTGTCCTCCTGCATGTCCTTCTGATAGGCGAGCGGCAGGCCCTTCATGACGATCAGGAGACCATTGAGCGCGCCGATGACGCGACCGGTCTTGGCGCGCACGAGTTCGGCCGCATCCGGATTGCGCTTCTGCGGCATGATCGAGGAGCCCGTGGTGAACTTGTCGCTGAGGCGGATCATTCCGACCAGCGGCGAGGTCCAGATCACGATCTCCTCGGCAAAGCGCGACATGTGCACGGCGCAGATCGATGCCGCCGACAAGGTCTCCAGCACGAAGTCGCGGTCGGAGACCGCGTCGAGCGAGTTCGCCATCGGACGATCGAAGGCCAGCGCCTTTGCGGTGGCGTGACGGTCGATCGGGAACGAGGTACCGGCGAGCGCGGCCGCACCCAGCGGCGATTCATTGAGCCGCTTGCGCGCATCCTGAAAACGGCCGCGATCGCGCGCGGCCATCTCGACATAGGCGAGCAGGTGATGGCCGAACGTGACGGGCTGCGCGGTCTGCAGATGCGTGAAGCCGGGCATCACGGTGCCGGCATGCTCCAACGCGCGTTCCACCAGCGCCTGCTGGAACGCGGCGAGCGCGGCATCGGTCTCGTCGACGATGTCGCGGACATAGAGACGAAAATCGGTTGCGACCTGGTCGTTGCGCGAGCGCGCGGTGTGCAGGCGGCCGGCGGCGGGGCCGATCAGCTCCGACAGGCGGCTCTCGACATTCATGTGAATGTCCTCGAGCGCGCGCTTGAATTCGAAGCCGCCCTTGCCGATCTCTGACAAAATCGTGTCTAGACCCTTGCCGATATTTTTCGCATCAGAGGCTGTGATGATGCCGTTCGCGGCAAGCATCGCGGCGTGGGCCTTGGACGCGGCGATGTCCTGGGCAAAGAGGTGACGATCGACGTCGATGGAGACGTTGATCTCTTCCATGATCTCATCGGGACGTTCCGAGAACCGGCCGCCCCACATCTTGTTGCTCATGATCCCCTGCTCACGCCTTGCTTTGCCGCATGTTTGCTGGCGGAGGCCAGCCGTATTAAGAGGCCCCTGATAGCCATATCTGCGACCGGATGACAAACGATATGCTCGACCCAAAGCCCTCCGCCACGCGCCGGATCCCCATCGTCATCGCCACTGTGGTGGTTGGCGGGCTGGCCGGCTTCGCCGCGCTGTACGGGCTAGGCCTGGGTCGGCCCCTATCAGGCGATCCGGTCTGCCGCGCGGCGGTCGCAACCGCGCAAAAGATCGCCCCATTGGCCCATGGCGAGGTGGCGGCCCTGACCATGGCGAGCAAGCCCCTGAAGCTGCCAGACCTGGCTTTTGAGGACGCTGACGGCAAGCCGAAGAAACTGTCGGATTTCCGCGGCAAGACCCTGCTGGTAAACCTCTGGGCCACCTGGTGCGTGCCCTGCCGAAAAGAGATGCCGGCGCTGGATCAGCTCCAGACCAAGCTGTCAGGCCCGAATTTCGAAGTGGTGGCGATCAACATCGACACCCGCGACCCCGAGAAGCCCAAGACCTTCCTGAAGGACGCCAATCTGACCAGGCTCGGCTATTTCACGGACCAGAAAGCCAAAGTTTTTCAAGATCTTAAGTCGATAGGCCGGGCGCTGGGCATGCCGACCTCGGTACTGGTCGACCCGCAGGGCTGCGAGATCGCGACGATCGCGGGGCCGGCGGAATGGGCGAGCGACGACGCGCTCAAGCTGCTGCGGGCCGCGTTGGGCCCGGCTGCCGCTTCGTTTTAGAGTTTCAGGCGGTGATGTTGAGGTTGCCGCCGACACCGGCGCCCACATTGGCGAGCGAGGGCTGACCGGCGCCCATCAGCGTCAAAACGGCGGATTTCTCCGCATCCGCATTCTGCTTCATCAGCGTCGCCGAGATATTCGACTGCAGCGCGCCTTGCTGAGAGGCCAGCATGGTGCTGACCATCGCCATCGTGTCCATTACGCAAACCCTCTTACCGGCGGCACCCTAGGCGGGATCGGTTAATGGGGCATGAATTGTCACAGAGTGGACGCCCGGCCGAGGTGCCTTATCGCGTCGGAACCGGCTTGGCGCCGCGGTAGTCGTAGAAGCCGCGCTGGGTCTTGCGGCCGAGCCAACCGGCCTCGACGTATTTCACCAGCAGCGGGCACGGCCGGTACTTGGAGTCGGCCAGCCCCTCGTGCAGCACCTGCATGATCGACAGGCAGGTATCGAGGCCGATGAAATCGGCGAGCTCCAACGGGCCCATCGGATGGTGGGCACCGAGCTTCATTGCCGCGTCGATCGCCTCGACGTTGCCGACGCCTTCATACAGCGTGTAGATCGCCTCGTTGATCATCGGCAGCAGGATGCGGTTGACGATGAAGGCCGGGAAATCCTCGGAGACAGCGACCTGCTTGCCCAGCTTTGAGACGAATTCCTTGGATGCCTCGAAGGTCGAATCGTCGGTCGCGATGCCACGGATCAGCTCCACCAGCTCCATCAGCGGCACCGGATTCATGAAGTGAATGCCGATGAAGCGCTCGGGCCGGTCGGTGGCAGCAGCGAGCCGTGTGATCGAGATCGAGGACGTGTCGGAGGCGACGATCGCCTCGGGCTTCAAGATTGCACAGAGATCGTGGAAGATCTTGCGCTTGACCTCTTCCTTCTCGACCGCGGTCTCGATCACGAGATCGCAATCGGCGAGGTCGTCGAGCTTCTCGGCGAGCTTGATCCGCCCGACCGCCTTGGCCTTGTCCTCCTCAGTCACGCCCTTCTTGGAGACCTGGCGCGCCAGATTGCCGTTGATGGTCGCCATGCCTGACTTGAGGCGGTCGGCCGAGATGTCGTTGAGCACCACGTCGAAGCCGGCCAGGGCTGCGACATGCGCGATGCCATTGCCCATCTGACCCGCGCCGATCACGCCGACCTTCTTGATTACTGCCGCCATAATGTCATCCACCGGAACGGCGCGCATATCGCGCCCTGCCTATCCCCTGAGCCGGGAGGACCGATTTAATCAGAACCTTGGCTCGAAACCTAGATTGGATCGCTTCGAAGGCGTGCCCCACGCCAAAGAAAACGCCTCGGAAATGCAACACCGGCCGGAGTTTATACCTCCGGCCGGTGTTTTTAGCGCGTTTTACTTGCCGAGCTTGCCGAGTTCGGCCGTCAGCTCCGGAACCGCCTGGTAGAGATCGGCGACCAGTCCGTAATCGGCGACCTGGAAGATCGGCGCGTCCTCGTCCTTGTTGATCGCGACGATGACCTTGGAGTCCTTCATGCCGGCCAGATGCTGGATCGCGCCAGAAATGCCCACAGCGACATAGAGCTCGGGGGCCACGACCTTGCCGGTCTGGCCGACTTGCCAGTCGTTCGGCGCATAGCCGGCGTCGACAGCCGCGCGCGAGGCACCGACGCCGGCGCCGAGCTTGTCGGCCAGCGGCTCGATGTACTTGGCGAAGTTCTCGCGGCTCTGCATGGCGCGGCCACCGGAGACGATGATCTTGGCCGAGGTCAGCTCGGGACGATCGCTCTTGGCGACCTCCTCACCGACAAAGGACGACAGGCCGGGATCGGCCGCCGCAGCGACGCTCTCGACCGGCGCGCTGCCACCGGCGGCTGCCGCCTGGAAGGTCGAGGTGCGGACCGTGATGACCTTCTTGGCGTCCTTCGACTTCACCGTCTGGATGGCGTTGCCGGCATAGATCGGACGCTCATACGTGTCGGGGGCGACGACCTTGATGATCTCCGAGACCTGCATGACGTCGAGCAGTGCGGCGACGCGCGGCATCACGTTCTTGAAGCGCGAGGTGGCGGGCGCGACGATCGCATCATAGGAGGGCGCCAGCGAGACGATCAGCGCGGCCAGCGGCTCGGCGAGATCATGCGCGTAGGCCTCGCCTTCGGCGACCAGCACCTTGGCGACACCGGCAAGCTTCGAGGCCGCCTCGGCCGCGGCCTTGGTGCCCTGCCCGCCACCAGCGACCAGCACAAGGACTTCGCCACCGAGCTGGGACGCCGCGGTCAGGGCCTTGTTGGTGGAGTCCTTGAGGACTTCGTGTTCGTGTTCAGCAATCAGCAACGTGGTCATCAGAGCACCCCGGCTTCGTTCTTGAGCTTCGACACCAGCTCGGCGACGTCCTTCACCTTGACGCCGGCCTTGCGGCCTGCGGGCTCAGTCGTCTTCAGAACTTCGAGGCGCGCAGTGAGGTCGATGCCGTAATCGGCAACCGTCTTGTCCGCGATCGGCTTCTTCTTGGCCTTCATGATATTCGGCAACGAGGCATAGCGCGGCTCATTGAGACGAAGATCGGTGGTGACGATCGCCGGTCCCTTGAGCTTGACCGTCTGCAGGCCGCCGTCGACTTCGCGGGTCACCTTGAAGTCGGAGCCTTCGACCTCGAGCTTCGAGGCGAAGGTCGCCTGCGACCAGCCGAGCAGCGCGGCCAGCATCTGGCCGGTCTGATTGCTGTCGTCGTCGATCGCCTGCTTGCCGAGGATGATCAGGCCGGGCTGCTCTTCTTCAGCAACCTTCTTCAGGATCTTGGCGACAGCGAGCGGCTCGACGTTGCCCTCGGCCTTCACCAGGATGCCGCGATCCGCGCCCATGGCGAGACCGGTACGGATCGTCTCCGACGCCTGCGCAGGTCCAATCGAGACCACCACGACCTCGGTCGCCTTGCCGGCTTCCTTCAGGCGCAGCGCTTCCTCGACAGCGATTTCGTCGAAGGGGTTCATCGACATCTTGACGTTGGCGAGTTCAACGCCCGATCCATCGCCCTTGACGCGGACCTTGACGTTGTAATCGACCACCCGC encodes:
- the argH gene encoding argininosuccinate lyase, with product MSNKMWGGRFSERPDEIMEEINVSIDVDRHLFAQDIAASKAHAAMLAANGIITASDAKNIGKGLDTILSEIGKGGFEFKRALEDIHMNVESRLSELIGPAAGRLHTARSRNDQVATDFRLYVRDIVDETDAALAAFQQALVERALEHAGTVMPGFTHLQTAQPVTFGHHLLAYVEMAARDRGRFQDARKRLNESPLGAAALAGTSFPIDRHATAKALAFDRPMANSLDAVSDRDFVLETLSAASICAVHMSRFAEEIVIWTSPLVGMIRLSDKFTTGSSIMPQKRNPDAAELVRAKTGRVIGALNGLLIVMKGLPLAYQKDMQEDKQGAMEGFAALSLAVRAMTGMVRDLVPDQAKMKAAAGEGYATATDLADWLVRTLKMPFREAHHVTGRIVAKAAEGGVALHELPLKEMQAIEPKITRDVLGVLSVESSVKSRTSFGGTAPKNVASQAKAWAKRLEKERKLG
- the lptM gene encoding LPS translocon maturation chaperone LptM; the protein is MTSKFRPAGSGWAIIVLSVSALALAGCGRKGPLDLPPTASNASTANIAAPGDTETEAQKTPSVFNPTYGADAAPAATKGKKRPFILDPLLDEPPGKK
- a CDS encoding carboxymuconolactone decarboxylase family protein, with protein sequence MDKKMHDKGLEVRKAVLGETYVNNALKNVDDFNRPFQEMLNEYCWGTVWGREELPRKTRSMLNIAMIAILNRQHEFRAHLKGALTNGVSRDEIREILMQVAIYGGMPAAVDSFRIAREVFAEIDGRA
- a CDS encoding NAD(P)-dependent oxidoreductase — protein: MDIGFIGLGNMGFPMARRLVEAGHKLVVFDTRREVVDKLVARGATAATSPKDVADKVETVMASLPSLQASLDVATGANGVIEGSRAKRFIDLSTVGSTMASKIHGLLAKRNIVQIDCPVSGGVGGAEKGTLAVMVSGPKPEFDLLKPALDVIGKVFFIGEKPGAAQTMKLANNFLSATAIVATSEAVVMGVKAGLDPAVMIDVINSGSGMNTASRDKFPRSVLPRTFDFGFATGLMVKDVRLALEEMKQLGLSMEVADAVGRLWETVISAEGAESDFTAAIKPIEKKAGVVVGGKTGGLAGK
- a CDS encoding electron transfer flavoprotein subunit alpha/FixB family protein — its product is MTTLLIAEHEHEVLKDSTNKALTAASQLGGEVLVLVAGGGQGTKAAAEAASKLAGVAKVLVAEGEAYAHDLAEPLAALIVSLAPSYDAIVAPATSRFKNVMPRVAALLDVMQVSEIIKVVAPDTYERPIYAGNAIQTVKSKDAKKVITVRTSTFQAAAAGGSAPVESVAAAADPGLSSFVGEEVAKSDRPELTSAKIIVSGGRAMQSRENFAKYIEPLADKLGAGVGASRAAVDAGYAPNDWQVGQTGKVVAPELYVAVGISGAIQHLAGMKDSKVIVAINKDEDAPIFQVADYGLVADLYQAVPELTAELGKLGK
- the lysA gene encoding diaminopimelate decarboxylase yields the protein MNHFDYRNGVLHAEAVNLSELAATVGTPFYCYSTATLERHYRVFADAFAGEKVLVCYAMKANSNQSVLRTLAKLGAGADVVSGGELKRALAAGIPASKIVFSGVGKTETELRAALAADILCLNVESEPELELLSRLATETGKTARISIRVNPDVDAGTHAKISTGKSENKFGIPIVHAREVYARAAKLPGITVTGTDVHIGSQITDLSKMEIAFRILSEFVQTLRSDGHNISHVDFGGGLGIPYYMDREAPPAPDAYAAMVKRVSHNLGCTLMFEPGRMIVGNAGILVAKVIYVKHGDGKNFVIIDAAMNDLIRPTLYEAHHDIVPVTEPAKGAATISADVVGPVCETGDYLALDRTLPTPKPGDLIAIMTAGAYGAVQAGTYNTRPLVPEVLVKGDQYAVVRPRIEVEQLIAMDTPAPWL
- a CDS encoding electron transfer flavoprotein subunit beta/FixA family protein; its protein translation is MKVLVPVKRVVDYNVKVRVKGDGSGVELANVKMSMNPFDEIAVEEALRLKEAGKATEVVVVSIGPAQASETIRTGLAMGADRGILVKAEGNVEPLAVAKILKKVAEEEQPGLIILGKQAIDDDSNQTGQMLAALLGWSQATFASKLEVEGSDFKVTREVDGGLQTVKLKGPAIVTTDLRLNEPRYASLPNIMKAKKKPIADKTVADYGIDLTARLEVLKTTEPAGRKAGVKVKDVAELVSKLKNEAGVL
- the tlpA gene encoding thiol:disulfide interchange protein TlpA gives rise to the protein MLDPKPSATRRIPIVIATVVVGGLAGFAALYGLGLGRPLSGDPVCRAAVATAQKIAPLAHGEVAALTMASKPLKLPDLAFEDADGKPKKLSDFRGKTLLVNLWATWCVPCRKEMPALDQLQTKLSGPNFEVVAINIDTRDPEKPKTFLKDANLTRLGYFTDQKAKVFQDLKSIGRALGMPTSVLVDPQGCEIATIAGPAEWASDDALKLLRAALGPAAASF
- a CDS encoding 3-hydroxybutyryl-CoA dehydrogenase gives rise to the protein MAAVIKKVGVIGAGQMGNGIAHVAALAGFDVVLNDISADRLKSGMATINGNLARQVSKKGVTEEDKAKAVGRIKLAEKLDDLADCDLVIETAVEKEEVKRKIFHDLCAILKPEAIVASDTSSISITRLAAATDRPERFIGIHFMNPVPLMELVELIRGIATDDSTFEASKEFVSKLGKQVAVSEDFPAFIVNRILLPMINEAIYTLYEGVGNVEAIDAAMKLGAHHPMGPLELADFIGLDTCLSIMQVLHEGLADSKYRPCPLLVKYVEAGWLGRKTQRGFYDYRGAKPVPTR